TCGTGCCCGCGCTCTCCGGACCGATCTCCAGGACTCTCCACGACGACCTGTCCAATCTCCCCTCCCTCGCCGGGAAGTTCCGGCGGTTCCGGTTCCTTCGCGCGGAGAACGGCCAGCGCAATCAGCCCCACGCCGATCGAGATTCCCATGTCCGCCACATTGAACACCGGCCACGAGTATCCCCCGGCGCTCAGATGGATGAAGTCCACCACCTCACCGAGACGCACGCGGTCCACCAGGTTGCCCAGTGCCCCTCCGAGAATGAGCGCCATCGGCCACCCGCGAAACACGGGCCGTGCGGACCGGAGGAAGTGAACCACAAGAAAGACGGTCACCATCGAAGTCACGACGACGAAGGTCCAGCGCCCGCCGAGCTGGATTCCGAACGCCGCGCCTTTGTTGAAGACGAAGGTCCATCGGAAGAAATCCCCGAGCACCGGGATCGACTGCCCGGGATACATACTCCACGCCACGAAGAGCTTGGTCGCCTGATCCAGCGCGAGAATCAGAAACACCACGAAGGCAAACCCCGGCAACCCGGCGCGTGATCGTTCGGACATGGGGGAGCCCTCCATCAGACTCGTCTCAGTGCGAGGACGGCGGGTTCCCCGTTGATGGTCCACTCTTCGCGGGTCTCGCCATCCCCCGCAGGAACGACAATGCGGTCGGCCTGTGTCTCCCGGCGGATCATGTCGTCGTGGTGCTTTACCGCGTCGCGAAGAGCGTCCGTCCCTTCAAAGCCGACTTCGATGCGATCCGTGATCGAAAAACCCGCACTCTTTCGCATGAACTGAATCTTGTTTACGATTTCCCGCGCGAAGCCCTCGTTTCGGAGGTCGTCGTCGATGTTGAGGTCCAGCGCGACACTCCATCCGCCTTCCCGCTCCAGCACCCATCCGTCGGGGTCTTCGTGGGAGATGATCACCTCTTCCCTGGAGATGACATGCGTTTCGTCCGCAACCCGCACCGAAATGGAACCTCGGCGCTCAATCCGCGAAACCTCCTCGCCGGAAAGCGCCGCCACCGCCGTCGCCACCGCCTTCATGGACTTCCCAAAGCGCGGGCCCAGCACATCGAAGCGAGCCTTTGCCGAAAGCCCGGGAACGGCCTCTCCCGGCGTGCCGAACTCCGCCTCGCGGACATTCAGTTCTTCCAGCACCACGGAAGTGTGTTCGCCAAAAACCGCACCGCCTTCCGGCGGGACGATTCGCACTCGCGAGAGCGGTTGGCGAGTCTTGACGGCAGCACGGTTGCGTCCGGCGCGACCGAGACGGACCACGCATCGCACATCTTCCATGACGCGCTCCAGTTCCGCATCCACAAGCGCGTCATCCGCATGGGGATAGTCCGCCAGGTGCACGCTCTCGGGACCGACCCCGGAACCCTCTCGAAGATCCAGGTGGAGACGCTCCGCAAGAAACGGCGCGAACGGCGCCATGAGCCGCGCGACCGTCGAGAGACATTCGTGAAGCGTCTCGTAAGCCGCGCGCTTGTCTTCATCGAAACCGGGAGCCCAGAAGCGGGCACGCGAGCGACGCACAAACCAGTTGGAGAGATCCTCCATCACGAACGACTCCATCGCCCGCCCCGCACGCGACACCTCGTACCGGTCCAGTTCCGTGCGCACGGTCCCCGTCACCGCGTTCAGCCTGGAGAGAACCCATCGGTCCAGCACCGGCCGCGACGACACGGGCGGTGCGCTCTCCGCATCCGGAACGAACCCGTCCAGGTTGGCGTAGCGCGCGAAGAACGCGTACAGGTTTCGCACGGTGTCGAGGATCTTCCGCGACACTTCCGCCACGCCGCCCTTCGAGAACCGCAGCGACTGCCACGGCGTGTTTGTGACCACGAGGAACCACCGGAGCGCATCCGCTCCGCCGATATCGACGGCTTCCCACGGGTCCACCGTGTTCCCGCGACTCTTGGACATCTTCGTCCCGTCTTCGCCCATGAGGAGTCCCGTCACGAGACACGCCCGGTACGCGGGCCGATCCTCCACGAGCGCGGCAATCGCATGAAGACTGTAGAACCACCCGCGCGTCTGATCCACGCCTTCGCAAATGAAGTCCGCCGGGAACTGTTCCTTCGCGACCTCCTCGTTTTCGAAGGGATAGTGCCACTGCGCGAAGGGCATCGCGCCGGAGTCGAACCAGACATCGAGCACCTCGGGAACGCGATGCATCGTCCCGCCTTCGCCATCCGGCCAGGTGATCTCGTCCACATGCGGCCGATGAAGATCCAGTTCCGACAAGTCCCGCCCCGACTTCTCCGACAACTCCGCGACCGAACCCACGACCTCCATCCGACCGGTCTTGTCGCTGACCCAGATCGGCAGCGGCGTGCCCCAGAACCGCTCGCGCGAAAGCGCCCAGTCGACATTGTTCTCCAGCCAGTTGCCAAATCGCCCGTCCCGGATGTGCGAAGGAACCCAGCGGATCTCCCGGTTGAGATCCACCATGCGGCCGGCAATGTCGGTGGTGCGGATGTACCACGCACGCTTCGCGACATACATGAGAGGGTCATCGCCGCGCCAGTTGAACGGG
Above is a genomic segment from Gemmatimonadota bacterium containing:
- the lspA gene encoding signal peptidase II encodes the protein MSERSRAGLPGFAFVVFLILALDQATKLFVAWSMYPGQSIPVLGDFFRWTFVFNKGAAFGIQLGGRWTFVVVTSMVTVFLVVHFLRSARPVFRGWPMALILGGALGNLVDRVRLGEVVDFIHLSAGGYSWPVFNVADMGISIGVGLIALAVLRAKEPEPPELPGEGGEIGQVVVESPGDRSGERGH
- the ileS gene encoding isoleucine--tRNA ligase — protein: MTPSVRAAYPLSDARPAPAEVETGILEHWKANDTFARTVESRRSGKPFVFFEGPPTANGRPGVHHVLARTVKDLVCRYQSMCGRHVSRRGGWDTHGLPVELEVEKALGISDKREIERMGIGEFNRRCRESVFTYLDQWRDITERIGYWVDMDEEYVTLENDYIESVWALLRKIADKGLIYQGYKVVPYSTRSGTTLSDHEVALGYREVEDPSITVRFRLAEEPGVSFLVWTTTPWTLPGNSGLAVHPEVDYVRARHDGEVVILAKDLAESVLGPDAEVLSTVPGRDLVGLRYEPLFDFFADRAAQHKNAFRVVPGDFVTTTDGTGIVHQAPAFGAEDLESAGRHDLPVIHSVDGEGKLTAEAGDFAGLWFKDADRPVLRDLRGRGLLFHETTCRHTYPFNWRGDDPLMYVAKRAWYIRTTDIAGRMVDLNREIRWVPSHIRDGRFGNWLENNVDWALSRERFWGTPLPIWVSDKTGRMEVVGSVAELSEKSGRDLSELDLHRPHVDEITWPDGEGGTMHRVPEVLDVWFDSGAMPFAQWHYPFENEEVAKEQFPADFICEGVDQTRGWFYSLHAIAALVEDRPAYRACLVTGLLMGEDGTKMSKSRGNTVDPWEAVDIGGADALRWFLVVTNTPWQSLRFSKGGVAEVSRKILDTVRNLYAFFARYANLDGFVPDAESAPPVSSRPVLDRWVLSRLNAVTGTVRTELDRYEVSRAGRAMESFVMEDLSNWFVRRSRARFWAPGFDEDKRAAYETLHECLSTVARLMAPFAPFLAERLHLDLREGSGVGPESVHLADYPHADDALVDAELERVMEDVRCVVRLGRAGRNRAAVKTRQPLSRVRIVPPEGGAVFGEHTSVVLEELNVREAEFGTPGEAVPGLSAKARFDVLGPRFGKSMKAVATAVAALSGEEVSRIERRGSISVRVADETHVISREEVIISHEDPDGWVLEREGGWSVALDLNIDDDLRNEGFAREIVNKIQFMRKSAGFSITDRIEVGFEGTDALRDAVKHHDDMIRRETQADRIVVPAGDGETREEWTINGEPAVLALRRV